Proteins co-encoded in one Pelobates fuscus isolate aPelFus1 chromosome 5, aPelFus1.pri, whole genome shotgun sequence genomic window:
- the TXNL1 gene encoding thioredoxin-like protein 1: MVGVKVIGVDAEFQAELSAAGSRLSVVKFTMRGCAPCVRIAPAFTSLSNKYPQAVFLEVDVHQCQATAAANNISATPTFLFFRNKVKIDHYQGADAAGLEEKIKQHLENDQGSNEDTDIPKGYMDLMPFVSKNGCECLNESDDNGFENCLRKDPTYLESDCDEQLLITVSFNQPVKLYSMKLHGPDNGQGPKYVKIFINLPRSIDFDEAMRSEATQALELSPDDIKEDSLIQLRYVKFQNVNSVTLFVQSNQGDEETTRIAYFTFIGTPVQATNMNDFKRVVGKKGESH, translated from the exons ATGGTGGGAGTGAAGGTGATCGGAGTGGACGCCGAGTTCCAGGCGGAGCTGAGTGCAGCAGGGTCCAGGCTGAGTGTGGTCAAGTTCACCATGAGAGG GTGTGCTCCTTGTGTGAGAATAGCACCGGCCTTTACATCTCTAAGTAATAAATACCCCCAAGCGGTATTTTTGGAAGTTGATGTCCACCAGTGCCAA GCCACAGCTGCCGCCAACAATATATCTGCAACACCCACGTTTTTATTCTTccgaaataaagtaaaaattgaTCACTATCAAGGAGCAGATGCTGCTGGCTTAGAAGAAAAAATTAAACAACACTTAGAAAATGATCAAGGAAGCAATGAAGACACAGATATTCCAAAAGGCTAT ATGGATCTAATGCCGTTTGTGAGCAAAAATGGCTGTGAATGTCTTAATGAAAGCGACGACAATGGCTTTGAAAACTGCTTACGGAAAGATCCTACTTACCTCGAATCGGACTGTGATGAACAG cTCCTCATTACTGTATCTTTTAACCAGCCAGTTAAGCTGTATTCTATGAAGCTTCATGGCCCAGATAATG GTCAAGGTccaaaatatgttaaaatattcaTAAACCTGCCACGATCTATTGATTTTGATGAAGCAATGAGAAGTGAAGCTACCCAAGCACTTGAATTATCCCCCGATGACATCAAAGAGGATAGCCTTATTCAGCTGCGCTATGTTAAGTTCCAAAATGTCAACAGTGTaaca ctatttgtccagTCCAATCAGGGTGACGAGGAGACTACAAGAATCGCATACTTCACTTTCATTGGGACTCCAGTACAAGCCACAAATATGAATGACTTCAAACGG GTTGTAGGGAAGAAAGGAGAGAGCCACTGA